One genomic segment of Patescibacteria group bacterium includes these proteins:
- the rpmJ gene encoding 50S ribosomal protein L36 yields the protein MKVRPSVKKICRHCKIVRRKGRVYVICKKNPKHKQRQG from the coding sequence ATGAAAGTTAGACCCTCAGTAAAAAAAATCTGTAGACATTGTAAAATCGTCCGGAGAAAAGGACGAGTTTATGTTATTTGTAAAAAGAACCCAAAACATAAGCAACGCCAAGGATAA
- the rpsD gene encoding 30S ribosomal protein S4 has product MQDSKCKICRRLGVKLFLKGDRCLSPKCSMVKRPYPPGEKGKKRTRALSEYGKELKEKQKLKYWYNLNERQFRKYVKEVLAKRGKVEDAGALLIKKLESRLDNVIFRMGFVSSRVQARQVVSHGHFLVNGKKVNIPAYQVKRGDKITLRSRSPKKTIFQNLPTTLKKHKPPSWIELNIEKLEGKIISQPNLEEAIPPAEISTIFEFYSR; this is encoded by the coding sequence ATGCAGGATTCAAAATGTAAAATTTGTCGGCGGCTCGGGGTGAAACTTTTTCTAAAGGGCGATAGATGTTTATCACCAAAATGTTCAATGGTAAAAAGACCTTATCCTCCGGGAGAAAAAGGCAAGAAGAGAACTAGGGCTCTTTCTGAATATGGAAAAGAATTAAAAGAAAAGCAAAAACTAAAATATTGGTATAATCTAAATGAAAGGCAATTTAGAAAATATGTAAAAGAAGTTCTTGCAAAACGAGGAAAAGTAGAAGATGCCGGGGCTTTACTGATAAAAAAGTTAGAGAGCCGTTTAGATAATGTGATTTTTCGAATGGGGTTTGTTTCTTCACGCGTTCAGGCTCGGCAAGTTGTCAGTCATGGTCATTTTTTGGTTAATGGGAAAAAAGTTAATATCCCAGCTTATCAAGTAAAAAGGGGAGATAAGATTACTTTACGTTCTAGGTCTCCTAAAAAAACTATTTTTCAAAACCTTCCTACAACCCTAAAAAAACATAAACCCCCTTCTTGGATTGAACTTAATATTGAAAAATTAGAGGGAAAGATTATTAGCCAACCTAACTTGGAAGAAGCAATTCCGCCAGCTGAAATTTCCACCATTTTTGAATTTTATTCACGGTAA
- the rplQ gene encoding 50S ribosomal protein L17 has product MRKLKQGRKLSKKRNQRKALLKALASALFLNEKIRTTEAKAKEVSRFAEKCITRAKKGDLASRRILAKYFAKPLVKKLADEIGPRYKKRKGGYTRIIKLGPRKSDGAKMAIIELVK; this is encoded by the coding sequence ATGCGGAAACTTAAACAAGGAAGGAAACTCTCAAAAAAACGTAACCAACGTAAAGCTCTTCTGAAGGCATTGGCAAGTGCGCTTTTTTTGAATGAGAAAATAAGAACTACTGAAGCTAAAGCCAAGGAGGTTTCTAGGTTTGCTGAAAAATGTATAACCCGAGCAAAAAAAGGAGATTTAGCTTCCAGAAGAATTTTAGCAAAATATTTCGCAAAGCCATTAGTTAAAAAATTAGCTGATGAAATTGGACCAAGATATAAAAAGAGAAAAGGAGGGTATACGAGGATAATTAAGCTGGGTCCAAGAAAGTCAGACGGAGCAAAGATGGCGATAATTGAACTAGTGAAATAA
- the rpsK gene encoding 30S ribosomal protein S11, translated as MRKEIKVKAPLRTKEGRIYISSSYNNTLITLTDLHGNVLTWTSAGAIGFKGTKKATPFAASKVAEGICLTAKKLGIQRVSVLVKGIGSGRESAIRSLATHGLDIISITDVTPIPHNGCRPPKVRRV; from the coding sequence ATGAGAAAAGAGATTAAGGTAAAAGCTCCTCTCAGGACAAAAGAGGGCAGAATTTATATTTCTTCTTCTTACAATAATACCTTGATTACTTTGACTGATCTTCACGGTAATGTTTTAACTTGGACCAGCGCAGGGGCGATTGGCTTTAAAGGAACAAAAAAAGCTACTCCTTTTGCTGCTTCAAAAGTAGCAGAAGGGATATGTTTGACAGCTAAAAAATTAGGAATTCAAAGAGTATCAGTTTTGGTAAAGGGAATTGGCTCTGGTCGGGAGTCAGCTATTAGGTCATTAGCTACTCATGGCTTAGATATTATTTCCATTACGGATGTTACTCCAATACCTCACAATGGTTGCAGACCACCCAAGGTTCGAAGGGTTTAA
- the rpsM gene encoding 30S ribosomal protein S13: protein MPRIAGVNIPKEKQIEIALTYIYGIGRSLSRRILTEAGINPNCRASELKTEEINKLKDIIEKKYKIEGGLRRKVMVDIKRLRDIGCWRGIRHIKGLPIRGQRTRTNTRTVRGNVRKTVGSGKRPAPEPK, encoded by the coding sequence ATGCCACGTATTGCTGGGGTTAATATCCCAAAAGAAAAACAAATAGAGATCGCTTTAACTTATATATATGGTATAGGTCGGTCTTTGAGTAGGAGAATTTTAACTGAAGCAGGCATTAATCCTAATTGCCGGGCTTCTGAATTAAAAACTGAAGAAATCAATAAACTTAAAGACATAATTGAAAAGAAATATAAAATTGAAGGAGGGCTCAGAAGAAAAGTAATGGTGGATATTAAAAGATTACGGGATATTGGCTGTTGGCGGGGAATTCGTCACATTAAAGGACTGCCAATTAGAGGTCAAAGAACTCGAACTAATACCAGGACTGTTCGGGGAAATGTCAGGAAGACAGTGGGATCTGGAAAAAGACCAGCTCCAGAACCCAAGTAA
- a CDS encoding DNA-directed RNA polymerase subunit alpha produces the protein MILLPKQPKIISKKENWARFEIEALYPGYGVTIGNSLRRVLLSSLPGVAVTQTKIKGIQHEFSVIPGVLEDVITIVMNLKQLRFKMYTDEPQKVTLKIKGEKKVKGSDFKFPSQVELVNKSCYLATLTNKKAELGMEIQVERGVGYEPVERRKKQGKLEVGVISIDAIFTPVKRVSYKVENMRVGERTDFDRLYLDIETDGTVTPEEAFFQASEILVKHFSLFAEISKALAGKRVSEEKAPKKKPVLAKRGPTAAKKKQKESKKKSKKPASAKKASAVGSTKSARKKSK, from the coding sequence ATGATTCTCTTACCAAAACAACCTAAAATTATTAGCAAAAAAGAGAACTGGGCTCGTTTTGAAATTGAAGCCCTATATCCTGGATATGGAGTAACAATTGGCAATTCTTTGAGAAGAGTTTTACTTTCTTCTTTACCAGGGGTAGCTGTTACTCAGACGAAAATTAAGGGGATTCAACACGAATTTTCAGTAATACCGGGTGTCTTGGAAGACGTGATTACTATTGTAATGAACTTAAAACAATTGAGATTTAAAATGTATACTGATGAGCCTCAGAAAGTAACCTTAAAAATTAAAGGCGAGAAAAAAGTGAAGGGTTCTGATTTTAAATTCCCCAGTCAGGTTGAATTAGTAAACAAATCCTGCTATCTTGCTACTTTAACTAATAAAAAAGCAGAACTGGGGATGGAGATTCAAGTTGAAAGAGGTGTTGGATATGAACCAGTTGAACGAAGAAAAAAGCAAGGGAAGTTGGAAGTTGGAGTAATTTCTATTGATGCCATTTTTACTCCTGTTAAAAGAGTAAGTTATAAAGTGGAAAATATGCGAGTAGGGGAAAGGACTGATTTTGATAGATTGTATTTAGATATTGAAACCGATGGAACAGTTACTCCCGAAGAGGCATTTTTTCAGGCCTCAGAAATTTTAGTAAAACACTTTTCTTTATTTGCAGAAATCTCTAAAGCCTTGGCAGGAAAGAGAGTTTCCGAAGAAAAGGCTCCTAAAAAGAAACCCGTTCTTGCTAAACGCGGGCCTACGGCAGCCAAAAAGAAGCAGAAAGAGTCGAAGAAAAAATCAAAGAAACCCGCCTCCGCCAAGAAAGCTTCAGCCGTCGGCTCGACGAAGTCGGCGCGTAAAAAATCAAAGTAA
- the rplM gene encoding 50S ribosomal protein L13, with product MERKTHTIDATNKVLGRLATEIAVLLRGKNKPDFAPNKDMGDFVTVRNFSKIRITGKKFGQKIYYRHTGYLGGLKEVPLKKLFKKDPSKVLKKAVFGMLPKNKLRARQIKRLRIYGNN from the coding sequence ATGGAACGTAAAACTCATACAATTGATGCTACAAACAAGGTATTAGGTAGATTAGCTACAGAAATTGCTGTTTTACTTCGTGGCAAGAATAAACCCGACTTTGCCCCTAACAAAGATATGGGAGATTTTGTTACTGTCAGGAATTTTAGTAAAATCAGAATAACTGGTAAGAAGTTTGGGCAGAAAATTTATTACCGCCACACAGGGTATTTAGGAGGATTGAAGGAAGTTCCATTAAAAAAACTTTTTAAAAAAGATCCTTCCAAAGTTTTAAAAAAAGCAGTTTTCGGAATGCTGCCTAAGAATAAATTACGAGCAAGACAAATTAAAAGACTAAGAATCTATGGCAACAACTAA
- the infA gene encoding translation initiation factor IF-1, with protein sequence MAKNNKKVYRKTGVVLEALPSLNFRVRLDDGEEIIAHLAGKLRIHRIKVLPGDQVTLEMTPYDEKRGRIVYRGK encoded by the coding sequence ATGGCGAAAAATAATAAAAAGGTTTATCGGAAAACTGGTGTTGTCTTAGAGGCCTTACCTAGTCTTAATTTTCGAGTAAGGTTGGATGATGGAGAAGAAATAATTGCTCACCTTGCTGGCAAACTGAGAATTCATCGGATTAAGGTTTTACCAGGGGACCAAGTGACTTTAGAAATGACCCCTTATGACGAAAAACGGGGAAGGATAGTGTACCGCGGCAAGTAG